In one window of bacterium DNA:
- a CDS encoding amidohydrolase family protein yields the protein SFVLSDCEAYTPVEKIHDAIVCVDAGRISWIGPRGARPLPSGAKIVSLNGRAICPGFIDLQVNGLGGDSLLSGEAGAVSRVAAALARRGTASFLPTLTTEAPEALIRAAEAARHAWEAQRRAKLAEAEILGVHLEGPFLSPEMRGAHPAAHLRAIDLEEVDRIAAAAGGYGRAGRPGLCLITLSPELRGAAEAARQLAGRGVIVAMGHTAASDEEIRAFVQAGGRFAVHAFNRYGQGGPAHRSPGPMGIVQADPQITAGLIADGVHVRPGVAAAFVRAKGWERTILTSDLVSDRGLSGNEETTPSARTVESGGILSGSRLSLGEMVPLFRAWSDLPPGAILSMATSKPAQLLGLFPGRGQLSPGAPAHLCVLHPESLVCEMAMVGGEWVMGAEQIEVQ from the coding sequence TCCTTCGTTCTCAGCGACTGCGAGGCCTACACCCCCGTCGAAAAAATCCACGACGCGATTGTCTGCGTCGATGCCGGCCGCATCTCCTGGATCGGGCCCCGGGGCGCGCGGCCGCTCCCCTCTGGCGCAAAAATTGTTTCCTTGAATGGAAGAGCGATCTGCCCGGGCTTTATTGACCTGCAGGTCAACGGGTTGGGCGGGGACTCGCTTCTCTCCGGAGAGGCCGGGGCGGTATCGCGGGTCGCAGCCGCCCTCGCCCGGCGCGGAACGGCTTCCTTTCTTCCCACCCTGACGACGGAAGCTCCCGAAGCGCTGATTCGTGCCGCGGAAGCGGCACGGCACGCCTGGGAAGCGCAGCGTCGGGCGAAGCTCGCCGAGGCGGAGATTCTGGGCGTTCATCTGGAGGGCCCCTTTCTCTCGCCTGAGATGCGCGGCGCACACCCGGCGGCCCATCTTCGCGCCATCGATCTGGAAGAGGTGGATCGAATCGCCGCCGCCGCCGGCGGATACGGAAGAGCGGGCCGGCCGGGCCTGTGCCTGATCACCCTCTCCCCGGAGCTGCGCGGTGCCGCAGAGGCCGCGCGCCAGCTGGCCGGCCGCGGCGTGATTGTGGCCATGGGGCACACCGCGGCGTCTGACGAGGAGATTCGCGCCTTCGTTCAGGCCGGCGGGCGGTTCGCGGTGCACGCCTTCAACCGGTACGGCCAAGGGGGTCCCGCCCACCGGTCGCCGGGGCCGATGGGCATCGTTCAGGCCGATCCGCAGATCACGGCCGGTTTGATCGCCGACGGGGTGCATGTCCGGCCCGGGGTGGCGGCCGCGTTCGTTCGCGCCAAGGGATGGGAGCGAACGATCCTCACCTCCGATCTGGTTTCGGACAGGGGACTTTCCGGAAATGAAGAGACAACCCCCTCCGCGCGGACGGTCGAGTCGGGCGGGATTCTGAGCGGAAGCCGTCTTTCCCTCGGCGAGATGGTTCCGCTTTTCCGCGCCTGGAGCGATCTTCCGCCCGGGGCGATCCTTTCCATGGCCACCTCGAAACCGGCGCAATTGCTGGGCCTCTTTCCCGGGAGGGGCCAGCTCTCTCCCGGCGCGCCGGCCCATCTGTGCGTTTTGCATCCCGAAAGCCTGGTGTGCGAGATGGCGATGGTGGGAGGCGAATGGGTGATGGG